One genomic window of Aliiroseovarius sp. M344 includes the following:
- a CDS encoding sugar ABC transporter substrate-binding protein, translating into MKMFMKGAVAATALAVAAPAMAQDISVVVHGQANDAFWSVVKAGVDQAAADTGANVSYNSPETFDMVLMAQLIDAAVNEEPDGLIVSFPDPDALGPSVQRAIDAGIPVITINAGGAQGAELGTAMHVGQDEYDAGVAAGEALAEMGGTNALCVNQEVGNISLDQRCAGFEEGFGGTVTVLPTTNDPAEIESKVAAALASDESVDTVMALGASTAGEPSVAAAKASGRDVNVATFDMSPGFLQSIVDGDAAFALDQQQYLQGYMGVSVMALQAKFGLMPGGDVASGPNLITADKAAQVIELSAQGIR; encoded by the coding sequence ATGAAAATGTTTATGAAAGGCGCAGTTGCTGCCACAGCTTTGGCCGTCGCGGCCCCAGCAATGGCACAGGATATTTCTGTCGTCGTGCACGGTCAGGCAAATGATGCGTTCTGGTCGGTCGTCAAAGCTGGCGTTGATCAGGCTGCTGCCGATACGGGCGCCAATGTGTCCTACAACTCGCCAGAGACCTTCGACATGGTTCTGATGGCGCAGCTGATCGACGCCGCCGTGAACGAAGAGCCCGATGGCCTTATTGTATCGTTCCCCGACCCCGATGCACTTGGGCCATCTGTTCAGCGCGCAATTGACGCTGGCATCCCAGTGATCACCATCAACGCTGGTGGCGCACAGGGCGCAGAGCTGGGAACAGCAATGCACGTTGGCCAAGATGAGTATGACGCCGGCGTTGCCGCTGGTGAAGCTCTCGCTGAAATGGGCGGCACGAATGCTCTGTGTGTGAACCAGGAAGTTGGCAACATCTCTCTCGACCAGCGTTGTGCCGGTTTCGAGGAAGGCTTCGGCGGCACAGTGACTGTTCTGCCGACAACCAACGACCCTGCCGAGATTGAATCCAAGGTTGCTGCTGCGCTGGCGTCTGACGAAAGCGTCGACACAGTGATGGCTCTTGGTGCATCTACAGCTGGCGAACCTTCTGTTGCTGCTGCTAAAGCTTCCGGCCGTGACGTGAACGTTGCGACGTTCGATATGTCCCCTGGCTTCTTGCAGTCCATCGTTGATGGCGACGCAGCATTCGCACTTGACCAGCAGCAGTACCTGCAAGGTTACATGGGTGTTTCCGTTATGGCGCTGCAGGCCAAATTTGGCCTGATGCCAGGTGGTGACGTTGCTTCTGGTCCAAACTTGATCACAGCTGACAAGGCTGCTCAGGTAATTGAGCTGTCCGCACAAGGCATCCGCTAG
- the iolG gene encoding inositol 2-dehydrogenase gives MRVGLLGAGRIGNVHAQAISSHPASELVAVSDAFEKNAQALAANYGCDVRSSEGIIADPSIDAVLIATSTDTHSDLIEAAASAGKAVLCEKPVDLSLERASECLRAVGDKAAGIMIGFNRRFDPSFATLKAAIDAGDIGKTELLSITSFDPAPPPVEYIKVSGGLFRDMMIHDFDMANFIMGEAPVSVSAVGSSIVDPAIGAAGDVDTAVVTLTYADGRIAVIKNSRRAVYGYDQRVEVLGSEGLLQAQNVLENTVVKSTTAGVSSAKPTYFFLERYMPAYKVEWAAFVEAAKGKSAMPVNLHDGVAALAMAEAATQSAQTGQPVALAQVIGNSGRGEAA, from the coding sequence ATGCGAGTTGGTTTGCTTGGAGCAGGTCGAATTGGGAATGTTCACGCACAGGCGATATCTTCGCACCCGGCAAGTGAACTCGTTGCGGTTTCTGATGCTTTCGAGAAGAATGCACAGGCGTTGGCAGCGAACTACGGTTGCGATGTTCGCTCGTCAGAAGGGATTATTGCTGATCCTTCAATCGACGCTGTTCTTATTGCTACATCAACGGACACGCATTCCGACCTGATTGAAGCTGCCGCATCAGCGGGTAAGGCGGTTCTGTGTGAAAAGCCAGTGGACCTGAGCCTTGAGCGCGCTTCCGAATGCCTGAGAGCCGTGGGTGACAAAGCGGCTGGTATTATGATCGGTTTCAACCGTCGTTTTGACCCAAGCTTTGCAACCCTAAAAGCTGCAATCGATGCTGGCGATATCGGCAAGACCGAATTGCTGTCGATCACGTCTTTCGATCCGGCGCCACCACCTGTTGAATACATCAAAGTGTCGGGCGGGTTGTTCCGCGACATGATGATTCACGACTTCGATATGGCGAATTTCATCATGGGTGAGGCCCCTGTTTCCGTGTCAGCTGTGGGGTCATCTATCGTTGATCCGGCAATTGGCGCTGCGGGCGATGTTGATACTGCCGTTGTCACATTGACCTACGCGGACGGGCGTATTGCCGTAATCAAGAATTCGCGCCGTGCGGTTTATGGTTATGATCAGCGTGTTGAAGTTCTGGGATCTGAAGGATTGCTTCAGGCGCAGAACGTTCTGGAAAACACAGTCGTTAAATCGACAACTGCAGGCGTCAGCAGTGCCAAGCCAACATACTTTTTCCTAGAGCGTTACATGCCGGCCTACAAAGTCGAATGGGCTGCGTTTGTCGAGGCCGCAAAAGGTAAGTCGGCCATGCCGGTCAATTTGCATGACGGTGTTGCCGCGCTGGCGATGGCCGAGGCGGCGACGCAGTCGGCGCAAACAGGACAGCCTGTTGCCTTGGCGCAAGTGATTGGAAATTCAGGCCGCGGGGAGGCGGCCTGA
- a CDS encoding LacI family DNA-binding transcriptional regulator: MRNQDGSITADDVAALAGVSRWTVNRAFKKDASISTKSREKVMEAAEAIGYVPDLLATSLATDRTNLVALLVDDFANPHKLVMMERLTRILRKSGYDTLLVNTSDEEDASAALLNASQRRVDAAVLIGVSFNDHSLETALGAKRVKKLIVFARMSRNDNTVSICCDDRAAMIALTQHVISSGYRVPFFIAGPQTQSAHLQRKEIFLSQWEESTGTRPEFATVERYDPKLAYDLVAERFGGMPVSSLPDVLVCENDALAMGTIDAIRNELGLRVPEDIAVTGFDDVPQALSPHYQLTTYRQPLTDMANALVDVLEGKKRTKKMNAFLGNLIVRKSA, translated from the coding sequence ATGAGAAATCAGGACGGTTCTATTACTGCCGACGATGTCGCGGCCCTCGCTGGCGTCTCTCGCTGGACCGTAAACCGTGCCTTCAAGAAAGACGCCTCGATCTCGACCAAATCACGCGAGAAAGTCATGGAGGCGGCGGAAGCGATTGGCTACGTGCCTGACTTGCTAGCGACAAGCCTGGCGACGGACCGCACCAATCTTGTGGCGCTTCTGGTCGACGACTTCGCCAACCCCCACAAACTCGTCATGATGGAGCGTCTGACACGTATCCTGCGCAAGAGCGGCTACGACACATTGCTTGTAAACACGAGCGATGAGGAGGACGCCTCAGCAGCGCTACTCAACGCCAGCCAAAGGCGGGTCGATGCCGCCGTTTTGATTGGGGTCAGCTTTAATGACCATAGTCTTGAGACAGCGCTGGGTGCAAAGAGGGTGAAGAAGCTCATCGTATTTGCCCGAATGTCGAGGAACGACAACACGGTCTCGATTTGCTGCGATGATCGGGCTGCAATGATCGCCCTAACACAGCACGTCATTTCTTCGGGCTATCGTGTTCCGTTTTTTATCGCAGGCCCGCAAACCCAATCCGCTCATCTGCAACGCAAGGAAATTTTCTTGTCACAATGGGAAGAGAGCACCGGCACGCGACCGGAATTCGCAACAGTAGAGAGGTATGACCCCAAGTTGGCGTATGATCTTGTCGCTGAGCGGTTCGGTGGAATGCCTGTCTCAAGTTTGCCGGATGTTTTGGTCTGCGAAAACGATGCGCTGGCGATGGGGACGATCGATGCGATCCGAAACGAGCTTGGCTTACGCGTACCAGAAGATATCGCGGTCACTGGCTTCGATGACGTGCCCCAAGCCTTAAGTCCGCACTACCAGTTAACCACATACCGCCAACCCCTGACAGATATGGCAAACGCGTTGGTGGATGTCCTTGAAGGCAAGAAACGCACTAAAAAGATGAATGCGTTTCTGGGGAACCTGATCGTTCGCAAAAGCGCGTAG
- a CDS encoding NAD(P)H-quinone oxidoreductase, giving the protein MIETMRAIEITEPGGPEVLKLSEQPVPPPGPGEILIRVAFAGVNRPDALQRAGAYAPPPTASPLPGLEASGEVAALGDGVTQWAVGDKVCALLPGGGYAEYVTTPAAHALRVPDGMGMKEAACLPETFFTVWSNVFMRGGLQAGERFLVHGGSSGIGTTAIQLANAFGARVFTTAGSDEKCAVCRDLGAERAINYKTEDFVEVMKPEGGPNLILDMVGGDYIARNIKALAVEGRMVHIAFLSGPKAEINFAMIMAKRLTVTGSTLRPQSDLAKARIAEELAEKVWPLLESGRVAPVMDQTFALVDAAKAHARMETSTHIGKIVLEV; this is encoded by the coding sequence ATGATTGAGACCATGCGCGCGATTGAGATCACCGAACCGGGCGGGCCCGAAGTTCTGAAGCTGTCAGAACAGCCCGTTCCGCCCCCCGGCCCCGGCGAGATTCTGATCCGCGTGGCCTTCGCCGGTGTGAACCGGCCTGATGCGCTTCAACGCGCAGGCGCTTATGCCCCGCCCCCTACCGCCAGCCCCCTGCCCGGCCTTGAGGCTTCGGGCGAGGTTGCAGCGCTGGGCGACGGTGTCACGCAATGGGCTGTGGGCGACAAGGTCTGCGCCCTGCTGCCCGGTGGCGGCTATGCGGAATACGTGACCACACCTGCGGCCCATGCCCTGCGCGTGCCCGATGGCATGGGGATGAAAGAGGCCGCCTGCCTGCCCGAAACCTTCTTCACCGTCTGGTCCAACGTCTTTATGCGCGGCGGGTTGCAAGCGGGCGAACGTTTCTTGGTGCATGGTGGCAGCTCCGGCATCGGAACGACAGCGATCCAGCTGGCCAATGCTTTTGGCGCGCGGGTCTTCACGACAGCTGGTTCAGACGAGAAATGCGCCGTCTGCCGTGATCTGGGGGCGGAACGGGCCATCAACTACAAGACCGAGGATTTCGTTGAGGTGATGAAGCCTGAGGGCGGACCGAACCTGATCCTCGACATGGTGGGGGGCGACTATATCGCGCGCAACATCAAAGCGCTGGCGGTCGAAGGCCGCATGGTCCACATCGCCTTCCTGTCTGGCCCCAAGGCCGAGATCAACTTCGCCATGATCATGGCCAAACGCCTGACCGTGACGGGGTCAACCCTGCGACCACAATCCGACCTCGCCAAAGCGCGAATTGCTGAGGAACTGGCCGAAAAGGTTTGGCCTCTGCTTGAATCTGGACGTGTTGCACCGGTCATGGATCAGACATTTGCATTAGTGGATGCGGCGAAAGCCCACGCGCGGATGGAGACCAGTACGCATATTGGGAAGATTGTGTTGGAGGTTTAG
- a CDS encoding COQ9 family protein: protein MIEKEKMLEAAIAHVPFDGWSDATLIAAAHDCDLTEDEARAMFPRGALDLALAYHRKGDEDMVARLKVADLDGMRFRDRIAAGVRYRLEVADKELVRKGMAFFALPQNAGDGAAALWQTCGLIWETLGDKSTDLNWYTKRATLSAVYSSVVLFWLGDETEGSEATWAFLDRRIDDVMKIEKIKGQARGSALYKAFMSGPGKILDGIKAPGGPNPNYPGRWQPEDTRTKND, encoded by the coding sequence ATGATCGAGAAAGAGAAAATGCTGGAAGCGGCCATTGCTCATGTCCCGTTTGACGGGTGGAGCGATGCGACCCTGATCGCCGCCGCACATGATTGCGACCTGACCGAGGACGAGGCCCGCGCCATGTTCCCGCGCGGCGCGCTGGACCTTGCGCTGGCATATCACCGCAAGGGGGACGAGGACATGGTGGCCCGTCTGAAAGTCGCCGACCTGGATGGTATGCGGTTTCGCGACCGAATCGCGGCCGGTGTGCGCTATCGGTTAGAGGTTGCCGATAAGGAGCTTGTACGCAAAGGCATGGCGTTCTTTGCCCTTCCTCAAAATGCAGGCGACGGTGCTGCCGCGCTTTGGCAGACTTGCGGCTTGATCTGGGAAACCTTGGGCGACAAATCGACTGACCTGAACTGGTACACGAAACGCGCCACGCTGTCGGCTGTCTATTCCTCGGTGGTACTCTTCTGGTTAGGCGATGAGACAGAAGGCAGCGAAGCCACATGGGCTTTTCTTGACCGTCGGATAGACGACGTCATGAAGATCGAGAAGATCAAAGGCCAAGCCCGCGGCAGCGCGCTTTACAAGGCGTTCATGTCTGGGCCGGGGAAAATTCTGGACGGGATTAAAGCGCCGGGTGGGCCGAACCCGAACTATCCGGGTCGTTGGCAACCAGAAGACACGAGGACAAAGAATGATTGA
- the rpsU gene encoding 30S ribosomal protein S21 — protein sequence MQVSVRDNNVDQALRALKKKLQREGVFREMKLRQHFEKPSEKKAREKAEAIRRQRKLARKKAQREGMM from the coding sequence ATGCAGGTTTCGGTTCGCGATAACAACGTAGACCAGGCGCTTCGTGCGCTGAAGAAGAAACTTCAGCGTGAAGGTGTCTTCCGCGAAATGAAGCTTCGGCAACATTTCGAGAAGCCCTCCGAGAAGAAAGCGCGCGAGAAGGCTGAAGCGATTCGCCGTCAGCGCAAGCTGGCTCGGAAGAAAGCACAACGCGAAGGTATGATGTAA
- a CDS encoding ornithine cyclodeaminase family protein, which yields MTPDMIPFLAEELLDWRRLTDALIQGHARPKAQIGDTFLYRGDDTMLTRSAWIDGLGIAVKTANIMPGNPGRGEPMIHGAVNLYDDITGLLDAIVDFHLVTKWKTAGDSVLGARLLARPDSKVILIVGAGTVGRNLRDAYKALFPQARFLVWNRSPDGARRFADECDKTDAIAELEDGVTQADIITSATMTTDPLINGNWLKPGQHLDLIGAYRADMREADDTALTRARLFMDSRDTVLDHIGEFKDPLARGVITRDDVVGDLYDQKAGVFTRQPGDITLYKNGGGAHLDLMTSRYILDAWRAAQ from the coding sequence ATGACCCCGGACATGATCCCATTTCTGGCCGAGGAGCTTCTGGATTGGCGCAGGTTGACTGACGCCCTTATCCAAGGCCATGCCCGCCCTAAAGCCCAAATCGGCGACACGTTTTTGTATCGCGGCGATGACACGATGCTGACCCGCTCGGCGTGGATTGACGGTTTGGGTATTGCGGTAAAAACAGCCAATATCATGCCCGGCAATCCGGGACGGGGCGAGCCAATGATCCACGGCGCGGTGAACCTTTACGACGACATCACCGGCCTGTTAGACGCCATCGTCGATTTCCACTTGGTTACAAAATGGAAAACCGCTGGTGACAGCGTGCTTGGCGCGCGGTTGCTGGCGCGCCCTGACAGCAAAGTCATCCTGATCGTTGGCGCTGGTACGGTCGGGCGAAACCTGCGCGACGCCTATAAGGCCCTGTTTCCGCAAGCTCGATTCCTAGTCTGGAACCGCAGCCCGGATGGCGCCAGGAGATTTGCGGACGAGTGTGACAAGACCGACGCCATCGCAGAACTTGAGGACGGCGTAACGCAGGCCGACATCATCACTTCGGCCACCATGACCACGGATCCTTTGATCAATGGCAATTGGTTGAAACCCGGCCAGCATCTGGACCTGATCGGCGCTTATCGCGCAGACATGCGCGAGGCGGACGACACCGCGTTAACCCGTGCCCGCCTGTTCATGGACAGTCGCGACACCGTGCTGGACCATATTGGTGAATTCAAAGACCCTCTGGCGCGTGGCGTCATCACCCGCGACGATGTAGTGGGGGACCTTTACGACCAAAAGGCCGGCGTGTTTACCCGCCAACCCGGTGACATCACGCTTTACAAGAATGGCGGCGGGGCGCACCTGGACCTGATGACCAGCCGATATATTCTGGACGCGTGGCGTGCTGCGCAATAG
- a CDS encoding HAD family hydrolase — protein sequence MIQTDPKTAQPDAVVFDIGNVLIRWQPEEQYDQWIGPDRRRQMFGAVDLHAMNDRIDRGEGFRQVIDETAEANTDFRTEILMWHDRWLDLAQPAISLSVKTLHALKARNVPVFALSNFGRETFELAKTKFDFLSDFDRPYISGHMGVIKPDARIYEMVEADCGVTPDGLLFVDDRADNIAAAAQRGWRTHHFVSPEQWADHIIGLGLIEGSDL from the coding sequence ATGATCCAAACCGACCCCAAAACCGCCCAACCCGATGCCGTTGTCTTTGACATCGGCAATGTGCTTATTCGCTGGCAACCCGAAGAACAGTATGACCAGTGGATCGGACCAGATCGGCGCCGACAGATGTTTGGCGCCGTTGACCTTCATGCGATGAATGACCGGATCGATAGGGGCGAGGGATTTCGACAGGTGATCGATGAAACGGCCGAGGCGAATACCGATTTTCGCACGGAAATTCTGATGTGGCATGATCGCTGGCTGGACTTGGCGCAACCCGCCATCAGTTTATCTGTCAAAACGCTGCACGCACTGAAGGCGCGCAATGTTCCGGTATTCGCGCTGTCCAATTTCGGCCGCGAAACTTTTGAACTGGCGAAGACAAAATTCGACTTTCTGTCCGATTTCGACCGCCCCTATATTTCGGGCCATATGGGCGTGATCAAACCAGATGCTCGTATCTATGAGATGGTCGAGGCGGATTGCGGCGTTACACCTGATGGTTTGCTGTTCGTAGACGACCGCGCAGATAATATTGCTGCTGCCGCCCAGCGTGGATGGCGAACCCACCACTTCGTCTCACCAGAGCAATGGGCCGATCATATTATCGGTCTTGGGCTGATCGAAGGGTCGGATTTATGA
- a CDS encoding response regulator produces MRVLIVEANPDLAKLWSSHLFRQGITVARAHSSGDATDLLDQQPFDVVVLNSDLEGGKGLALADYAAFRAPDARVIFVTRSTFFSDGSLFNHIANAHACVSADIPTEDLANVIAFHGSSDRG; encoded by the coding sequence ATGCGGGTTCTGATCGTGGAAGCCAACCCGGACCTGGCCAAACTTTGGTCCAGTCACTTGTTTCGGCAAGGCATTACCGTTGCCCGCGCGCATTCCTCAGGCGACGCGACCGATTTGCTCGATCAACAGCCATTTGACGTGGTGGTGTTGAATTCTGACCTTGAAGGCGGAAAAGGGTTGGCGTTGGCGGATTATGCGGCGTTCCGGGCGCCGGACGCCCGTGTTATCTTTGTGACCAGGTCTACGTTCTTCTCTGACGGGTCGCTGTTCAATCACATCGCTAATGCCCATGCCTGCGTGTCGGCTGACATCCCGACCGAGGATTTGGCAAATGTCATCGCCTTCCATGGAAGCTCAGATCGCGGCTAG
- a CDS encoding DUF1636 domain-containing protein: protein MTTWITICDTCKREDWDATSNPLTDGEVLAALIEERAEGSVVKTRRVSCLMGCDNSCNVAIQADGKLAYTLGKFDPTDEAAQGVVDYAKAHAASASGQVPYREWPQAVKGHFVTRHMPLPDSE from the coding sequence ATGACCACCTGGATAACGATCTGTGACACCTGCAAACGGGAAGATTGGGATGCGACGAGCAATCCATTGACGGATGGAGAGGTTCTGGCTGCGCTGATTGAAGAACGGGCCGAAGGTTCCGTGGTCAAAACCCGACGCGTGTCTTGCCTGATGGGTTGTGACAACAGCTGCAATGTCGCAATCCAAGCCGATGGAAAACTGGCTTATACGCTGGGTAAATTCGATCCAACGGATGAGGCCGCGCAGGGGGTTGTGGACTATGCCAAGGCCCATGCAGCTAGCGCATCAGGCCAGGTGCCCTATCGCGAATGGCCACAGGCTGTGAAAGGGCATTTTGTCACGCGCCATATGCCGCTGCCAGATAGCGAATGA
- a CDS encoding threonine-phosphate decarboxylase has product MTKPAQIRDHGGGLDAAMAKYGGSRSDWLDLSTGINPEPYPVGTIAPHAWASLPDAGAFDALQAAARRFWSVPNDAAVLAAPGASALIARIPALLLPSRAVIAGPTYNEHAASFRAQGWQIADHGDGDARVIVHPNNPDGHVWDAPNFNQSITVIDESFCDVDPKISHIQTATQPGTLILKSFGKFWGLAGLRLGFAIGDPDLIARLREAIGPWQVSGPALAIGARALTDDQWAEQTRERLGDDAARLDALMTDNGATLVGGTSLFRLYDVGNAAHWQDRLAKRHIWSRVFPYSSKWLRLGLPPSSGWRQLEAAL; this is encoded by the coding sequence ATGACCAAGCCCGCACAGATCCGCGACCACGGCGGCGGTCTTGATGCCGCGATGGCCAAGTATGGTGGGTCACGCAGCGATTGGCTTGATTTGTCCACGGGGATTAATCCAGAGCCTTATCCAGTGGGAACCATCGCGCCCCACGCATGGGCAAGCCTGCCAGACGCGGGCGCGTTCGATGCTCTGCAAGCGGCGGCGCGGCGGTTCTGGTCTGTCCCAAATGATGCGGCCGTTTTGGCAGCGCCCGGAGCCTCCGCTCTGATCGCACGAATTCCGGCATTGCTCCTGCCTTCGCGAGCCGTGATCGCGGGACCAACCTATAACGAACACGCCGCCAGCTTTCGCGCCCAAGGGTGGCAAATTGCAGACCATGGCGACGGCGATGCGCGAGTGATCGTCCATCCTAACAATCCGGATGGTCATGTTTGGGACGCCCCCAACTTTAACCAATCTATCACCGTGATTGACGAAAGCTTCTGCGATGTCGACCCGAAGATCAGCCATATTCAGACAGCAACGCAGCCGGGCACATTGATCCTGAAAAGTTTTGGCAAATTCTGGGGGCTGGCCGGGTTGCGCCTTGGGTTTGCCATCGGCGATCCTGACCTGATCGCGCGACTGCGCGAGGCGATTGGTCCGTGGCAAGTCTCTGGCCCGGCACTGGCCATCGGCGCGCGCGCGTTGACCGATGACCAATGGGCTGAGCAAACACGCGAGCGGCTTGGCGACGATGCTGCTCGTTTGGACGCTCTGATGACAGACAACGGGGCCACGCTGGTTGGCGGCACCTCGCTGTTCCGGCTTTATGATGTCGGGAACGCAGCACATTGGCAGGATCGTCTGGCCAAGCGCCATATCTGGTCACGTGTTTTCCCGTATTCCAGCAAATGGCTTCGGCTTGGCCTGCCGCCTTCGTCCGGTTGGCGCCAGCTAGAGGCCGCACTATGA
- the cbiB gene encoding adenosylcobinamide-phosphate synthase CbiB gives MSGAAILALALLLDALLGEPDWAWKRVPHPAVLMGKAIGWLDATFNDGEKPLAKGALGILSFCAVAAIIGLALADASFGGVFEVLVVAILLAQKSLTQHVQAVADALRKSVADGRTAVAMIVGRDTADLDGPAISRGAIESAAENFSDGVVAPAFWFLVAGLPGILIYKLVNTADSMIGYRTERHEEFGKFAARLDDVMNLVPARLTALLFMLARRNTAAWRVVRRDAPLHRSPNAGWPEAAMAATLNVALSGPRSYEGETCDFPWVNGDGAHDIGSKEIDQAVDMLWAGWLALFGIVIVLAVVT, from the coding sequence ATGAGTGGTGCCGCTATTCTAGCCCTTGCTCTGCTTCTGGATGCCCTGCTGGGCGAACCAGATTGGGCATGGAAGCGCGTGCCGCATCCGGCCGTTCTGATGGGCAAAGCAATCGGCTGGTTAGACGCAACCTTTAACGATGGTGAAAAGCCTTTGGCGAAGGGCGCGTTGGGCATTCTGTCGTTTTGCGCGGTCGCCGCGATCATCGGACTGGCCCTTGCGGATGCGTCATTCGGTGGCGTGTTTGAGGTGCTTGTGGTTGCCATACTTCTGGCACAGAAATCGCTGACCCAGCATGTGCAGGCGGTCGCGGATGCGCTGCGGAAGTCCGTGGCCGACGGGCGCACCGCGGTAGCTATGATCGTCGGGCGGGACACGGCGGATTTGGACGGTCCGGCCATATCTCGCGGCGCCATTGAAAGCGCAGCAGAAAACTTCTCGGATGGGGTCGTTGCTCCCGCGTTCTGGTTTCTTGTCGCAGGACTTCCCGGGATACTGATCTATAAGCTGGTGAATACAGCCGATAGCATGATCGGCTACCGCACCGAACGTCATGAGGAGTTCGGTAAATTTGCAGCTCGGCTGGACGATGTGATGAATTTGGTTCCTGCGCGCCTGACGGCCTTGTTGTTCATGCTGGCCCGCAGAAACACCGCCGCGTGGCGTGTTGTCCGCCGCGATGCCCCTTTGCACCGATCCCCCAATGCAGGCTGGCCCGAAGCGGCAATGGCCGCGACCCTGAATGTCGCCCTTTCGGGCCCCCGGTCATACGAGGGCGAGACGTGTGACTTTCCGTGGGTGAATGGCGATGGCGCGCATGACATTGGGTCGAAAGAGATAGACCAAGCGGTCGATATGCTTTGGGCTGGCTGGCTGGCTCTGTTCGGTATTGTGATCGTGCTGGCGGTTGTCACCTAG
- a CDS encoding lytic murein transglycosylase, whose protein sequence is MQKILTSAVLAVFLGAAPTYAGLVKCGGGFQTFTSAMKTEAVGRGHAKETVEAFFASVRQDNATLKADRSQGIFQRPFVDFSRRLISNDRMSRGKSMIKKYASVYNEMEQKYGVSRGVLTAFWAFETDYGAVQGDFNTLNSLMTLSHDCRRPELFQPQVFAALELFERGSFNPKTSKGAWAGEIGMVQMLPGDIIEAGVDADGNGTVDLRTSPADALLSGANMLRRLGWRAGEPWLQEVNVPQNLDWSKTGLDTTASVADWAKLGVTPRHGSFGSQDLQASVLLPQGRKGPAFIAYPNFNVYFEWNKSFVYVTTAAYFATRLEGAPVYNAGNPDPAFSDQQMKALQNKLAARGYDVGKVDGILGAKTRAAVQKEQVRLGLPADAWPTAQLLKAL, encoded by the coding sequence ATGCAGAAGATCCTGACCAGCGCCGTCTTGGCGGTTTTTCTTGGTGCTGCACCAACATACGCAGGGCTCGTGAAATGCGGGGGCGGATTTCAAACCTTTACGTCCGCCATGAAGACCGAAGCGGTCGGACGCGGGCATGCCAAGGAAACTGTCGAGGCGTTCTTTGCATCTGTCCGGCAGGACAATGCCACGCTGAAAGCGGACCGATCGCAGGGTATTTTTCAACGCCCCTTCGTCGATTTTTCACGCCGCTTGATCAGCAATGACCGGATGTCGCGTGGCAAGTCGATGATTAAAAAATACGCCAGCGTTTACAATGAGATGGAGCAAAAATATGGCGTCAGTCGGGGCGTGCTGACAGCATTCTGGGCATTTGAAACCGATTATGGTGCGGTGCAGGGTGATTTCAACACACTGAACTCGCTGATGACCCTGTCGCATGATTGCCGCCGCCCGGAGTTGTTCCAGCCGCAGGTCTTTGCCGCGCTGGAGCTTTTTGAACGTGGCAGCTTCAACCCGAAGACATCAAAAGGCGCTTGGGCCGGTGAGATTGGCATGGTTCAGATGCTGCCCGGTGACATAATCGAAGCAGGCGTGGACGCTGACGGTAATGGCACGGTCGATTTGCGTACGTCACCTGCCGATGCGCTTCTTTCCGGGGCGAATATGTTGCGGCGACTGGGCTGGCGCGCGGGCGAGCCATGGCTGCAAGAAGTGAACGTTCCGCAAAATCTGGACTGGTCAAAAACCGGTTTGGATACAACCGCCAGCGTAGCTGATTGGGCAAAATTGGGTGTCACACCGCGCCATGGATCGTTTGGATCGCAGGATCTTCAAGCGTCCGTTCTCTTGCCCCAAGGCCGAAAAGGCCCGGCTTTCATTGCCTATCCGAACTTCAACGTTTATTTCGAATGGAACAAAAGCTTTGTCTATGTGACGACCGCAGCTTATTTCGCCACGCGGCTGGAAGGTGCCCCGGTCTACAATGCAGGTAACCCCGATCCGGCTTTTTCAGATCAACAGATGAAAGCTCTGCAGAACAAGTTGGCGGCGCGCGGTTATGATGTCGGCAAGGTCGACGGTATTCTTGGTGCAAAAACCCGGGCCGCGGTCCAAAAAGAGCAGGTTCGGCTAGGCCTACCAGCGGATGCATGGCCGACCGCGCAACTGCTAAAGGCGCTTTAG